The window ggtcaaaattatatttcttttatgcaaaaaatcattaggatattaggtaaagatcatgttccatgaagatattttgtaaatttcctaccatcaatatatcaaaacttaatttttgattagtaatatgcataacTAAGAATTAATCTGGACAACTTCAAAGACATTTTCTcagtattaggatttttttttttacaccctcatattccagattttcaaatagctgtatctcagccaaatattgtccaatcctaataaaccatacatcaatggaaagtttatttattcagctttcacatctcaatttctaaaaatatacacttaagactggttttgtggaccTGGGTCACATATGTCAGGTCATATAGGGTGAAATCAGATACAATAGGTACTTCATATACATCTAACTGTCTCATTCTCACTGTCAAATAATAATTAACCTGGATTCACACTATCTACTGTCTCACTCATTTGCTGAATTAGGCAATGAGGTCCCGAAGATGTAATCCCAGTGTTTGAAGTAAGGAGCGAAGTTCCCTTTAAAGTGCTGATGATGGGCCAGGTGGTGTGGAGCCCCGCCAAAGCATGGCAACAACCTATGCAGTGCCCAAGGAAATTCATATCCACAGTGGTCCTCCACAGCCATCCAGGTGTTAACCAGATGGAAAAGGATTTCACTAAAAGGGTGACAGCCCACAAGCATGGCGCTTGTAAATGCAAGGGATTGTAGAGTCAGCAGTTCAGAAATACTGGAGTCCTGAGCTGCCAGGGCAAAAGTGTCCCTGTTCTGATGGTGAATGCGGTGGATGTTGTGGTATAGCCAGGGAAttctgtgggggggggggggggggggggacagacATTTGATTTAGTCATACAgtatagtaatataaatatatttaatatagctTCAGAAATTATGCATAAATATAACCCTTGCTAAAGTTTCAATTGGAGACAGCAAGTAGAGTGAGCTATGAAGATGTGATCTAtaagtgaaaaaaagtgtgaaattgACATGATGTGTTGTCAACTATGATGTCCCATACTCGGAATCTGCTGTCTGTATTTCACCCATCcgagtgcacgcacacacacacacacacacacacacacacacacacacacacacacacacaacgtagAGATCAGTGACTTGCTGAAGGGTTTCACCACAATAATAGTACTAaaggtaaaataaagtgctatacATTCACTCCTCCCACCTACATTCTATGTTGGTTTTTTATTACCCAGTTTTGTAATCTGACCCCCTCTTCCTTTACTTCACATGTCTTGCCTACTCTGTAAACTCTATAAAGAAAAGGGAGTTTAGTTAATAGCTTGGATTATTCGGGACAAGCTCACGTTGAAGTCAGATATAATAAATTGTTGACAGACTGTAGTTGCATTACACACATAATAGCTCTACTGGGACAATGGACCCACATTTTTAGTCCATTAAAGGGAACTCTAGGATGGAAATGTCCCCTTTTCCCTACATTATAAATACCCaagggttaaagggatagtttgtcaaaaaaaatttaaaatactgtcattaattaccctcatgttgttccaattcCCTAAGACTTTTGTAGATCCTCTGAACACAGCTgaagatatttcaaataaaatctgaGCAGTTTCTGTCACTCCTTTGACAGGCTTAGCAACTTTCAATTTGAAGGCTCAGAGAGGTAGTAAAAACAACTTGGAAGTAGTCCGTGTTAcaccagtggttcaactgtaattttctgAAGTGATGGGAATGCTTTTcgtgtgtcaaaaaaaaaaactatattcaaCATTTTCTTCACTTCCCCTTTAATCCCAACGTGCATTCATGGGAGTTGCTTTAACATTCATGCGTGTTGTGCTGACATGCTGTACTATTTGCAAGCAGAAGAAGAGGAGCATACTGTAATAATACTCCTAAACTCTAGTACAGCACAGTTTGTATCGTGACAGATGTGCTCTTGTGTCAAAAAAAGTTGAAtatagttgtttttattattattataaaaaaaaaaattcacacaaaaagCATTCCTGtcacttcaaaaaaattacagttgaaaaaattattctaaattgTACAATTGTTCTGGACTAATTCCGTGATgtttttactacctttctgggccttaaaataaaaaaaaaatgctaaggcTGTCAATAGAGAGACAGAAACCTCTtggatttcatttaaaataactttaactgTGTTCCGAGGACGAACAAAAGTCTAAGgggattggaacaacatgaaggtgattaattaatgatagaattaattaatgacagaatttagatttttgggtgaactaactgtTTAAGGTTCGGCTGGTTAGCGTGATCTTGGCAGCCTCTGCTGGTAGATCACTGAAGTACACTTAGCAGGTGAGTAGATAATCTCATTTTCGGGTCAGTTTTTGTGCTAATCCCTATAttgcaggggtgtcaaactcagttcctggaggaccGGAGCCCTGCAGAGCTTTGTTCCAACCCTGCTTCAACAACACGCATACCATGTAGCTTTCAAATTAAGCCTGAAACACTGGATAaattggatcaggtgtgtttaattagagtttaATCTAAACTACTGTATGCAGTGCTCCTTcgctccaggaattgagtttgacacccctgctctgTTGTTATAAAATCTGCACCCAAAGATTGTAAGGACTGAAGAttacaaaaaagtatattttaattggacccccccccccccataataaatattaaaatgattgaatATTGATGGTGTAACATAATTTTActataaagaaacattaaaactTTGAGAAAATTTTCACCAAAGATTCTATTCTTCTGGTTAATTTAAATCACTTTTGGCATTTCATAATATctatattattttatgacaatataaatataatccaTACAGAAGAATTATTAttcttttgaaataataaaaattattaaaatattaaataaatcatatttaataatgccATGTAATTATAATCTAGAAATATCCATAATTATCCACAATTTTTTCTTCAAATAGGGCTGTAGGGCTTATTTgggaccctaaccctaaccctaaggaATTAATGTTGTTCCTCACAAATCCACTAAGCTAAGAACACATTAAAACTCAAATGAAAATAATCAACTGAGCTTGAAACAcgtccttttttcttcttctcataaACTGTAGCACTTCATTCTGGGGAGAAAAAATAAGGACTACACTGACTATAGGCTATTGTGcctaaaaataagaaaaggccCAAAACCTAAAATTCCTGCCTTATCAAAGACATATGAAGTTAATAATTCATAAGACAGAGAGTGAGACGGAGAAAACCCAGTCAGTCTATGAAAACATTAAAGAATTATCCAAGTAAAATGTCTAGAATGACTGTTAGAGGTCAGCAGggcaaatgtgtgtgtttgtgccttAAACGGTTTAGgagacttttttgttgttgttttctttttttaaataataataataataataataataataaaaactctaaATTTGATTAATATACAAAAGCTGCACAACATGGATGTAAGCCGgtttcaatacaatacaataaataaataaataaatgtaatatttatagcGTCTTGCTTGAAAAAGCGGTTAAAATGACAATACATCGATATAAGatttaaaagtctgtaatttAAAATGGTGCTGTGTTGGAAGCTCCATATGCTTACTTGTGAATGGAGTAATGACAGATGAAGAAGAGCGTATCGAAGACGAGCATGCATGAGACGCATTCCTTGAAAGCATGGAAAGAGGACGGCGCTCTCTCTGGCAAATGCGTGCTCCGTAACGACAGAACCAGCGCAGTAAATGGTAAAATGCCAATGATGTATTTCCAGAAAATTCGGATAGCACATCGAAACCACTGATGCAAGCCAACGACTTCACGGTGTAACCTGTACTTTTGGAGCCATCCCACATGTGGACTGAAGACATCCAGAAGCATGAAAGGAGCAGAGAGGATGAGGTGAATGCCGAAAGCCGCACACACGCTAAAGTGGGGTGACATGAGGAGCAAACGACGTTCCGCATATATGAGGTCCCAAATCCACTGAAGAAATCTATCGCCTCCGAAAAACAGTAAGAAGACAATCATCCTGATAAACTACTGTTGTTTCAACCGCAGATGGTGCAACAACAGCGATGATATGCTCAAGATGGGCTGACTTTTGATGGGAACCGTTTTGACCGTACAGTCTGAAGATCACTTTCATTCTGGCACAGTTTTATACAGGCGGCGTAATGTGAACGCGATCCACGGAGAGAAAAATGCTGCTCTCCTCCTTTGTTGCAACATCAAGGATGCCACTTTATAGCTCAATTGAAAACTGAACATTAATTTTCCAaaagttggtaacactttataataactttcatcaataaataattaacaaacatTATGTAATGCTTAacggatatgtgtgtgtgtgtgtgtgtgtgtgaaataatgtgcttgttaatgtttactattaaatgtatttaacattacttaaaaataaacatttcatgtaaattaaaatacttacaaatgtcattaaacttctGATTCATATGATAATGCACATCTTAAAAATCCTGGTCATTTGGGACACTTTTTGCCATCAAAATGAATGGTAAAGGGACTAATGAttagtaaatgttttttaaacatttacaattgaTTTAATAGGCTCCACTTGTACAGCAAAAAGatgaacaaattattaataaatgatttaagaTGTGCAAATAGTAGAagtcaataaaacaaacaaaggccAAATATATGAGCTTTACAGACTGTGATTATGAGCTAATGAATATATTAACattgtgaaatgaaatgaaagtcatattttcacaacatttgtaaatgtaaaaatgagcATTAGCTAATATGTGAACTGGAGTTTAATTTCATTTGTAAGCATTCAAAAGTACATTAACAAAGAAGCTTGTAAATATTGTgtaatttctgtaaaaataatttgtagatttttaaaacgcattgaaagtttaatgacatttgtaaagATTAACTAATGATCCATTAAGGATTATCTAATGTTTGTTAAAAAATTTATTAACAAAGCTTTAAATCATTGTAAAccatttgttaaaataattggaagtaaaaaaaaaataaaaaataaatccatgaTCATATGAAACGAAAGTTTAATGATATTTGTAAGCATTTCAATTTACAATAAACAAGGATCTGTTAATCATTTGGTAATTTTTAATAAGTTCATCAGTtaacattaacaagcacattatctcatatttctagatgtgaatatataaataatgattagTTAAACATTATACAATGTTTGTTAATGacttattaatgaaagttattataaagtgttactgaatttttttcttctgaatattACAGCTTTTGAGAAATTGTATATTTTGATTAATGtctgttgttttttgttcatacaatggAAGTCGAGGACagctctttttgtgttccacggaaGAATGATACGTAAATGATGAAAGCATTTTATACTTTTGAGCAAACTGTCCTGTTTCTGTTTGGGGTTTTAGAGAACACTGACAGAATATgcattgttttaatgtttgttcacactttttttgtactatttatttatttttcacttttcaactctctctttttttagactgtattcattacatttaattactgTTGTAGCTGGAGACCCCAAAAatgaaacattgtgtttcataccTTTTTCAAATATGTAGCCTAAATccgataaataattaaaacatttcattaatcaagttcatttattaataaagcacatttaaaaacaaccacagcactgaccaaagtgctgaacaTTAAAAGCCAACAATAAACATAAACAGaaagaataaaatatatgaatttaaaaacCTAAGGAATGACGCATAAACAAGACCATAATATAAAGTAATAAGAATGGGAAATTAATAGGCCAGATCGAAcaagtgtgtttttaaaagagACTTAAAAATGAATATGGAAGGTGCCTCTCCAATCTCAAGCGGCAGATTTTCCATTACCAAGGCCCAACCACAGAAAAAGTTCGATCCCCTCTATGTTTAGTCTGGACTGAGGAACTAAAAGGAGATTCTGGCCACTGGATCTTAGTTTTCTAGAGTGAGCAAGTGCAGCAGCTCTCAGAGATAACTAGGGGCTTGGTTATGTATAGGTTTCTACACCCTTAAGAGAACTATTTTGAAGAAATCTAGCAGCAGCATTTTGGACCAATTGTAGGCATGTAGTTTGTGACTTTGAGATACCGCAATATAGTGAATTGTAGTAATCTAATTGTGAAGTAATAAAAGCGTGGACAGCCATTTCTAATGTCATAGCATTTAAAAACAGGAACAAGAAGTCATCAAGAAGGACACCCATATTTCGCACACGAGAAGAAaagataagaataaaataaaacaataaaaataagctGCCCAGATCTAGGCTGGTAGCTTGAGAAGGATCAGTAGGACTAAAAACAATCACCTCtgttttatcttaatttaaaGTTTTTGAGCTAGCCAGAGTTTGACCTTGTCTAAGCACCTTGGTAAGGTACTAAGTGCTGAAGGATCATTTCTCTTAATAGGTAAATAAATCTGGGTATGGTCAGTgtagaaatgaaaaaaaacatcccATGCCTTCTTAGAATGGAACCCAGAGGAAGCATGTACAGGGACAAAAGGGAGGGTGCAAATATTGAGCCTTTAGGGAGACCACAGGTGAGAGGAGCAACACAGAAAGAGAAGTCACCtagtttgacaaaaaaaataaaaatgactgaaacAAGGCCATCTTAGGTCAGCGTCTGACTCTAATCTAGATGTCAAAATAGAGTGGTCCACAGTGTGAAATGCTGCTGATAAATTTAAGAAAACCAGGACCACAGAATCACCAGAGTCAGTTGCTAAAATGATATCGTTTAATActcagtttcagtactatgagcAGATTTAAAACCAGACAATTTCCTTAACAACAGCACGtgtgtatgttttgtgtgtatgttttgcaGCTGAGACCTGGCGGCCATGGAAACAGAATACTCTCTCTCGGTCCcccttttaaatttttttcattagGTTATAGCAGCAGATATCAGAtgccaaatttaaatataatatgatgGGCCCCAAGCCATTAGTGTAATCTCCACTCCCCTGGCACTGATATTGCACAGTGGGCACATTCATTTACAATAACCCACTGGCAGTCTGGTTTGAAGGGTTAAAGcaattaaagggttaatccaacccGTCAAGACTGTGAAACACAAAGAACAATATATacaactttagtaacactttacacttAGGTTTCAGTTATTAACATTAActatattcattaaaatgaacaataattataCAGAATTTAATAATCTTATTTAATATTCAAAacttaaacattataaaaaatgtaaagatgCATATGTTAACATtacttaatgcactgtgaattaacatcaACATTTTGATTAACTAACATTTAAATTGTTCAATAAATCCTGTAAAAACATGTTGTTTAATGTTAGTTTGGAcagaaaaaacagaaaataatattaaagtttGACATTATTTTAGGTATCAATAATGCCTTCATAGTTCTTCTGGCCTTATCATACATTAATCTGTAAAAGTTTGAAACAAATGGTTAAATATAGAAGGATGCattcaaagcatttaaaaaagtaagacacttcctgctgccagttagC of the Carassius gibelio isolate Cgi1373 ecotype wild population from Czech Republic chromosome A5, carGib1.2-hapl.c, whole genome shotgun sequence genome contains:
- the ch25hl3 gene encoding cholesterol 25-hydroxylase-like protein → MIVFLLFFGGDRFLQWIWDLIYAERRLLLMSPHFSVCAAFGIHLILSAPFMLLDVFSPHVGWLQKYRLHREVVGLHQWFRCAIRIFWKYIIGILPFTALVLSLRSTHLPERAPSSFHAFKECVSCMLVFDTLFFICHYSIHKIPWLYHNIHRIHHQNRDTFALAAQDSSISELLTLQSLAFTSAMLVGCHPFSEILFHLVNTWMAVEDHCGYEFPWALHRLLPCFGGAPHHLAHHQHFKGNFAPYFKHWDYIFGTSLPNSANE